The proteins below come from a single Antennarius striatus isolate MH-2024 chromosome 18, ASM4005453v1, whole genome shotgun sequence genomic window:
- the kif1ab gene encoding kinesin-like protein KIF1A isoform X1: MAGASVKVAVRVRPFNSREIGKESKCIIQMSGNTTTILNPKQPKENKSFNFDYSYWSHTTPEDINYASQMQVYKDIGEEMLLHAFEGYNVCIFAYGQTGAGKSYTMMGRQEKDQQGIIPLLCEDLFTKISEGNNDNSMSYSVEVSYMEIYCERVRDLLNPKNKGNLRVREHPLMGPYVEDLSKLAVTSYNDIQDLMDSGNKARTVAATNMNETSSRSHAVFNIIFTQKKYDMETDNTSEKVSKISLVDLAGSERADSTGAKGTRLKEGANINKSLTTLGKVISALAEVDSAPNKNKKKKKVESFIPYRDSVLTWLLRENLGGNSRTAMVAALSPADINYDETLSTLRYADRAKQIRCNAVINEDPNNRLVRELKEEVARLKDLLYAQGLGDIIENLCDYKNFVNNRQAVNQRGDFSTVSNAMTGMSPSPSLSALSSRAGSISNLHDRIFSPASEEAIERLKETEKIIAELNETWEEKLRRTEAIRMDREALLAEMGVAMREDGGTVGVFSPKKTPHLVNLNEDPLMSECLLYYIKDGTTKVGRENAKTRQDIVLSGHFIRDEHCTFSSTTGPQGEGCVILEPCEEAETYVNGKRVTSAIVLRSGNRIIMGKSHVFRFNDPEQARLERERTPCAETPVEPVDWAFAQRELLEKQGIDMKQEMEQRLQELEDQYRKEREEASNLLEQQRLDYESKLEALQKQVDSRYLESPEEEEEPEEEVPWTARDTELALWAFRKWRFYQFTSLRDLLWGNAIFLKEANAISVELKKKVQFQFVLLTDTLYSPLPPDLLPPNVAKERERQPFPRTIVAVEVQDQKNGATHYWTLGKLRQRLDLMREMYDRAAELPSSAVEDCDHALTGGDPFYDRFPWFRLVGRAFVYLSNLLYPVPLVHRVAIVSEKGEVKGFLRVAVQAISADEEAPDYGSGVRQSGTAKISFEDKQFEKFQTESCPAGLPHSNTSQEELRIVEGEGQNTEIGISADEVNNNTCSASTEAPLSPVKSSGLGTDLSLDITPEKALSHLKIGSTFTFRVTVLQASSISAEYADIFCQFNFIHRHDEAFSTEPLKNTGRGPPLGFYHVQNITVEVTKSFVEYIKIQPIVFEVFGHYQKQPFRPLCKDLISPLRPSRRQFPRVMPLSKPVPATKLSTLTRSTAGPCHAKYDLMVFFEICELEANGDYIPAVVDHRGGMPCHGTFLLHQGIQRRVTVTIAHETGNDIEWKEVKELVIGRIRNTPEADETIIDPNILSLNILSFGYFWPKRNDNVSLGVDHRTFYRFEAAWDSSMHNSLLLNRVTPYGEKIYITLSAYLEMENCTQPTVITKDFCMVFYSRDAKLPASRSIRNLFSTGCLRPSESNRVTGVYEVTLCHVADNGSPGMQRRRRRVLDTSVAYVRGEENLAGWRPRSDSLILDHQWELEKLSLLQEVEKTRHYLLLREKLEATLQAGQDALYKSSDSSDFSKTPVLNQSPVPDSPNQRQRELAAKCLRLLMHTFNREYSQVSSSASESKLSEISVSLRRDSTSSGLSTLTPSSTCPSLIEGHFDIRHAEPSSGASSPDLDPYSPIDRKRALRGCMFVPDIQEIRVSPIVSKKGYLHFLEPHTSGWMKRYVVVRRPYVYLYRSERDSVERAIINLSSAKVEYSEDKQTLLRTPNTFAVCTEHRGILLQATNDKEMHDWLYAFNPLLAGTIRSKLSRRKSVQSAPSAQRM, from the exons ATGGCGGGAGCTTCAGTGAAGGTGGCGGTGAGGGTCCGACCCTTCAACTCCAGAGAGATTGGGAAGGAGAGCAAGTGCATAATTCAGATGTCAGGAAACACAACAA CAATCTTGAATCCCAAGCAGCCAAAGGAAAACAAGAGTTTCAACTTTGACTACTCTTACTGGTCACACACTACA cctGAGGACATTAACTATGCATCTCAGATGCAGGTGTACAAGGACATTGGAGAAGAGATGCTGCTTCATGCCTTTGAAGGCTACAACGTGTGCATATTTGCATACGGGCAGACGGGAGCAGGCAAAAGTTACACCATGATGGGACGGCAGGAGAAGGACCAACAAGGAATTATTCCTCTG CTGTGTGAAGATCTTTTCACCAAGATCAGCGAGGGCAACAATGACAACAGCATGTCTTATTCAGTGGAG GTGAGCTACATGGAGATTTATTGTGAGCGTGTGCGAGATCTACTTAATCCCAAGAACAAAGGAAACCTACGTGTTAGAGAGCACCCTCTGATGGGACCCTATGTTGAAGATCTGTCTAAGCTAGCTGTCACTTCATACAACGACATTCAGGACTTGATGGACTCTGGAAACAAAGCTAG GACTGTAGCAGCGACCAACATGAACGAGACCAGCAGCCGTTCCCACGCCGTCTTCAACATCATCTTCACGCAGAAGAAATACGACATGGAGACGGACAACACTTCAGAAAAG GTCAGCAAGATCAGTCTTGTGGACTTGGCTGGCAGCGAGAGGGCTGACTCAACCGGAGCTAAAGGAACCAGACTGAAG GAAGGAGCAAATATCAATAAATCTCTCACTACACTTGGAAAAGTAATTTCAGCTCTTGCTGAAGTG GACTCAGCACCTAACAAG aataagaaaaagaagaaggtgGAGAGTTTTATCCCCTACAGAGATTCAGTCTTGACTTGGCTGCTAAGGGAGAACTTGG GAGGAAATTCTCGAACAGCCATGGTGGCTGCCCTCAGCCCTGCTGATATTAACTATGATGAGACCCTCAGCACTCTCCG GTATGCTGATCGTGCTAAACAGATCCGTTGCAACGCTGTGATCAATGAGGATCCCAACAACCGTCTGGTCCGTGAGCTGAAAGAGGAGGTGGCTCGCCTCAAAGACCTGCTTTATGCCCAGGGACTTGGCGACATTATAGAGA ACCTGTGCGATTACAAGAACTTTGTGAATAATCGCCAGGCTGTCAATCAAAGGGGTGATttctccacagtgtccaatgccATGACAGGGATGAGTCCGTCTCCCTCGCTCTCCGCCCTGTCCAGTCGGGCCGGATCCATCAGCAACCTCCATGACCGCATTTTCAGCCCGGCTAGTGAAGAGGCCATTGAGAGGCTCAAG GAAACCGAGAAAATCATCGCAGAGCTCAATGAGACATGGGAGGAGAAGCTGCGACGCACTGAGGCCATTCGTATGGACAG AGAGGCCCTGCTGGCCGAGATGGGTGTCGCTATGAGAGAAGATGGAGGCACTGTGGGCGTTTTCTCCCCCAAAAAG ACCCCCCATTTGGTAAACCTGAACGAAGACCCGCTCATGTCAGAGTGTCTGTTGTACTACATCAAAGATGGTACCACCAA GGTTGGCCGTGAAAATGCCAAGACTCGCCAAGATATTGTTCTCAGTGGACATTTTATTAGAGATGAACATTGCACCTTCAGTAGCACCACAGGACCTCAGGGAGAAG GATGTGTCATTCTTGAGCCATGTGAGGAGGCAGAGACATATGTCAATGGGAAGAGAGTGACGTCTGCTATCGTTCTGCGCtcag GGAACCGCATCATCATGGGAAAGAGCCACGTCTTTCGCTTCAATGATCCGGAGCAGGCACGTCTAGAGCGGGAGAGGACACCGTGTGCTGAGACCCCCGTGGAGCCCGTGGACTGGGCCTTCGCTCAGAGGGAGTTGCTGGAGAAACAAGGCATTGACATGAAGCAGGAGATGGAGCAGAG GCTTCAGGAGCTTGAAGATCAGTACCGTAAAGAAAGGGAAGAAGCCAGTAACCTGCTGGAGCAGCAACGGCTG GACTATGAGAGCAAACTGGAAGCTCTTCAAAAACAGGTGGACTCTCGGTACTTGGAGTCACccgaggaagaagaggagcctGAAGAGGAAG TGCCGTGGACGGCTCGTGACACCGAGTTGGCTCTGTGGGCTTTCAGAAAGTGGCGTTTCTACCAGTTCACATCTCTCAGGGATCTGCTCTGGGGCAACGCCATCTTCCTCAAGGAAGCCAACGCTATCAGTGTGGAGCTGAAGaaaaag GTCCAGTTCCAGTTTGTTTTGCTGACAGACACCCTGTACTCCCCCTTGCCCCCCGACCTGCTGCCCCCTAATGTGGccaaagagagggagagacaacCATTCCCCCGCACGATTGTAGCCGTTGAAGTACAAGACCAAAAGAATGGCGCCACACATTACTGGACTCTGGGAAAGCTCAG ACAGAGGCTGGACCTGATGAGAGAAATGTACGATCGTGCTGCAGAGCTCCCCAGCAGTGCTGTGGAGGACTGTGACCACGCCCTGACCGGAGGGGACCCCTTCTACGACCGCTTTCCCTGGTTCCGTCTGGTCGGCAG GGCTTTTGTGTACCTGAGTAACCTGCTGTACCCGGTGCCCCTGGTTCATCGTGTGGCCATTGTCAGTGAGAAGGGAGAGGTGAAAGGCTTCCTCAGAGTGGCCGTGCAGGCTATTTCAG CTGATGAGGAAGCCCCCGATTATGGTTCTGGTGTGAGGCAGTCGGGCACTGCCAAGATCTCCTTTGAAGACAAGCAGTTTGAGAAG TTCCAGACTGAATCATGTCCTGCTGGTCTCCCCCACTCCAACACCTCGCAGGAGGAGCTGCGCATAGTGGAGGGAGAAGGACAGAACACTGAGATTGGAATCTCTGCTGATGAAGTTAACAACAACACCTGTTCAG CCTCCACCGAGGCTCCCCTAAGCCCCGTGAAGAGTTCAGGTCTGGGTACGGATCTTTCTCTGGACATCACCCCAGAAAAAGCTCTGTCACACTTGAAGATTGGCAGCACCTTCACCTTCAGAGTCACCGTCCTGCAGGCCTCCAGCATCTCAGCCGAGTACGCCGACATCTTCTGCCAGTTCAA TTTCATCCACCGCCACGACGAAGCTTTCTCCACTGAGCCACTGAAGAACACAGGAAGAGGGCCTCCACTTGGCTTCTACCATGTTCAAAAC ATCACTGTAGAGGTGACCAAATCCTTTGTGGAGTACATCAAGATTCAGCCCATCGTGTTTGAGGTGTTTGGTCACTATCAGAAACAGCCCTTCCGTCCCCTTTGCAAGGACCTGATCAG TCCACTGAGGCCTTCGAGGAGGCAGTTTCCCAGGGTGATGCCCTTATCCAAACCAG TGCCGGCCACAAAGCTCAGCACTTTGACGCGCTCCACTGCGGGACCTTGTCACGCAAAATACGACCTCATGGTTTTCTTTGAGATCTGTGAGCTGGAAGCTAACGGAGA cTACATCCCAGCCGTTGTTGATCACAGAGGTGGGATGCCTTGCCATGGCACGTTCCTCTTACATCAG GGTATTCAGAGGAGGGTCACCGTCACCATCGCtcatgaaacaggaaatgatatTGAGTGGAAAGAGGTGAAGGAGCTGGTAATTG GTCGCATTCGAAACACACCAGAGGCAGACGAGACCATCATAGACCCAAACATCCTCTCCCTCAACATCCTCTCTTTTGGATACTTCTGGCCAAAACGCAACGACAA CGTTTCCTTGGGAGTTGATCATAG AACTTTCTACCGATTTGAGGCAGCCTGGGACAGCTCCATGCACAACTCTCTGCTTCTGAACAGAGTCACTCCCTATGGAGAGAAGATCTACATCACCCTCTCTGCTTATCTAGAG ATGGAGAACTGCACTCAGCCGACAGTGATCACCAAAGATTTCTGCATGGTGTTTTATTCCCGTGATGCAAAATTGCCAGCCTCTCGCTCTATCAGAAATCTGTTCAGCACCGGCTGCCTCCGACCCTCTGAGAG CAACCGTGTCACTGGAGTCTATGAGGTCACCCTCTGCCATGTGGCAGATAACGGCAGTCCAG gcATGCAGCGTCGTCGCAGGCGTGTGCTGGACACCTCAGTCGCGTATGTCCGAGGAGAGGAGAACCTTGCTGGCTGGAGGCCTCGCAGCGACAGTCTCATCCTAGACCACCAGTGGGAGCTGGAGAAACTCAGCTTACTGCAGGag GTGGAGAAGACCAGACACTACTTGCTCTTGAGGGAGAAGCTGGAGGCGACTCTGCAGGCAGGACAGGATGCTCTCTATAAGAGCAGCGACAGCAGTGATTTTTCAAAGACTCCCGTACTCAACCAGAGTCCTGTCCCTGACAGCCCCAACCAGAGGCAGAGGGAGCTGGCTGCCAAG tGTCTGCGCCTGCTGATGCACACATTCAACAGGGAGTACAGCCAGGTGAGCAGCAGTGCCAGTGAGAGCAAG CTTTCTGAGATATCTGTGTCGCTGAGGAGGGATTCCACCTCATCTGGACTGAGCACGCTCACACCATCCTCTACCTGTCCCTCATTGATTGAGGGGCATTTTGACATTCG ACATGCTGAACCCAGTTCAGGTGCTTCCTCACCTGATCTGGACCCATACAGCCCAATAGACAGGAAGAGAGCCCTCAGAGGATGCATGTTCGTTCCTGACATCCAGGAGATTCGTGTGAG
- the kif1ab gene encoding kinesin-like protein KIF1A isoform X2, whose protein sequence is MAGASVKVAVRVRPFNSREIGKESKCIIQMSGNTTTILNPKQPKENKSFNFDYSYWSHTTPEDINYASQMQVYKDIGEEMLLHAFEGYNVCIFAYGQTGAGKSYTMMGRQEKDQQGIIPLLCEDLFTKISEGNNDNSMSYSVEVSYMEIYCERVRDLLNPKNKGNLRVREHPLMGPYVEDLSKLAVTSYNDIQDLMDSGNKARTVAATNMNETSSRSHAVFNIIFTQKKYDMETDNTSEKVSKISLVDLAGSERADSTGAKGTRLKEGANINKSLTTLGKVISALAEVDSAPNKNKKKKKVESFIPYRDSVLTWLLRENLGGNSRTAMVAALSPADINYDETLSTLRYADRAKQIRCNAVINEDPNNRLVRELKEEVARLKDLLYAQGLGDIIENLCDYKNFVNNRQAVNQRGDFSTVSNAMTGMSPSPSLSALSSRAGSISNLHDRIFSPASEEAIERLKETEKIIAELNETWEEKLRRTEAIRMDREALLAEMGVAMREDGGTVGVFSPKKTPHLVNLNEDPLMSECLLYYIKDGTTKVGRENAKTRQDIVLSGHFIRDEHCTFSSTTGPQGEGCVILEPCEEAETYVNGKRVTSAIVLRSGNRIIMGKSHVFRFNDPEQARLERERTPCAETPVEPVDWAFAQRELLEKQGIDMKQEMEQRLQELEDQYRKEREEASNLLEQQRLDYESKLEALQKQVDSRYLESPEEEEEPEEEVPWTARDTELALWAFRKWRFYQFTSLRDLLWGNAIFLKEANAISVELKKKVQFQFVLLTDTLYSPLPPDLLPPNVAKERERQPFPRTIVAVEVQDQKNGATHYWTLGKLRQRLDLMREMYDRAAELPSSAVEDCDHALTGGDPFYDRFPWFRLVGRAFVYLSNLLYPVPLVHRVAIVSEKGEVKGFLRVAVQAISADEEAPDYGSGVRQSGTAKISFEDKQFEKFQTESCPAGLPHSNTSQEELRIVEGEGQNTEIGISADEVNNNTCSASTEAPLSPVKSSGLGTDLSLDITPEKALSHLKIGSTFTFRVTVLQASSISAEYADIFCQFNFIHRHDEAFSTEPLKNTGRGPPLGFYHVQNITVEVTKSFVEYIKIQPIVFEVFGHYQKQPFRPLCKDLISPLRPSRRQFPRVMPLSKPVPATKLSTLTRSTAGPCHAKYDLMVFFEICELEANGDYIPAVVDHRGGMPCHGTFLLHQGIQRRVTVTIAHETGNDIEWKEVKELVIGRIRNTPEADETIIDPNILSLNILSFGYFWPKRNDKTFYRFEAAWDSSMHNSLLLNRVTPYGEKIYITLSAYLEMENCTQPTVITKDFCMVFYSRDAKLPASRSIRNLFSTGCLRPSESNRVTGVYEVTLCHVADNGSPGMQRRRRRVLDTSVAYVRGEENLAGWRPRSDSLILDHQWELEKLSLLQEVEKTRHYLLLREKLEATLQAGQDALYKSSDSSDFSKTPVLNQSPVPDSPNQRQRELAAKCLRLLMHTFNREYSQVSSSASESKLSEISVSLRRDSTSSGLSTLTPSSTCPSLIEGHFDIRHAEPSSGASSPDLDPYSPIDRKRALRGCMFVPDIQEIRVSPIVSKKGYLHFLEPHTSGWMKRYVVVRRPYVYLYRSERDSVERAIINLSSAKVEYSEDKQTLLRTPNTFAVCTEHRGILLQATNDKEMHDWLYAFNPLLAGTIRSKLSRRKSVQSAPSAQRM, encoded by the exons ATGGCGGGAGCTTCAGTGAAGGTGGCGGTGAGGGTCCGACCCTTCAACTCCAGAGAGATTGGGAAGGAGAGCAAGTGCATAATTCAGATGTCAGGAAACACAACAA CAATCTTGAATCCCAAGCAGCCAAAGGAAAACAAGAGTTTCAACTTTGACTACTCTTACTGGTCACACACTACA cctGAGGACATTAACTATGCATCTCAGATGCAGGTGTACAAGGACATTGGAGAAGAGATGCTGCTTCATGCCTTTGAAGGCTACAACGTGTGCATATTTGCATACGGGCAGACGGGAGCAGGCAAAAGTTACACCATGATGGGACGGCAGGAGAAGGACCAACAAGGAATTATTCCTCTG CTGTGTGAAGATCTTTTCACCAAGATCAGCGAGGGCAACAATGACAACAGCATGTCTTATTCAGTGGAG GTGAGCTACATGGAGATTTATTGTGAGCGTGTGCGAGATCTACTTAATCCCAAGAACAAAGGAAACCTACGTGTTAGAGAGCACCCTCTGATGGGACCCTATGTTGAAGATCTGTCTAAGCTAGCTGTCACTTCATACAACGACATTCAGGACTTGATGGACTCTGGAAACAAAGCTAG GACTGTAGCAGCGACCAACATGAACGAGACCAGCAGCCGTTCCCACGCCGTCTTCAACATCATCTTCACGCAGAAGAAATACGACATGGAGACGGACAACACTTCAGAAAAG GTCAGCAAGATCAGTCTTGTGGACTTGGCTGGCAGCGAGAGGGCTGACTCAACCGGAGCTAAAGGAACCAGACTGAAG GAAGGAGCAAATATCAATAAATCTCTCACTACACTTGGAAAAGTAATTTCAGCTCTTGCTGAAGTG GACTCAGCACCTAACAAG aataagaaaaagaagaaggtgGAGAGTTTTATCCCCTACAGAGATTCAGTCTTGACTTGGCTGCTAAGGGAGAACTTGG GAGGAAATTCTCGAACAGCCATGGTGGCTGCCCTCAGCCCTGCTGATATTAACTATGATGAGACCCTCAGCACTCTCCG GTATGCTGATCGTGCTAAACAGATCCGTTGCAACGCTGTGATCAATGAGGATCCCAACAACCGTCTGGTCCGTGAGCTGAAAGAGGAGGTGGCTCGCCTCAAAGACCTGCTTTATGCCCAGGGACTTGGCGACATTATAGAGA ACCTGTGCGATTACAAGAACTTTGTGAATAATCGCCAGGCTGTCAATCAAAGGGGTGATttctccacagtgtccaatgccATGACAGGGATGAGTCCGTCTCCCTCGCTCTCCGCCCTGTCCAGTCGGGCCGGATCCATCAGCAACCTCCATGACCGCATTTTCAGCCCGGCTAGTGAAGAGGCCATTGAGAGGCTCAAG GAAACCGAGAAAATCATCGCAGAGCTCAATGAGACATGGGAGGAGAAGCTGCGACGCACTGAGGCCATTCGTATGGACAG AGAGGCCCTGCTGGCCGAGATGGGTGTCGCTATGAGAGAAGATGGAGGCACTGTGGGCGTTTTCTCCCCCAAAAAG ACCCCCCATTTGGTAAACCTGAACGAAGACCCGCTCATGTCAGAGTGTCTGTTGTACTACATCAAAGATGGTACCACCAA GGTTGGCCGTGAAAATGCCAAGACTCGCCAAGATATTGTTCTCAGTGGACATTTTATTAGAGATGAACATTGCACCTTCAGTAGCACCACAGGACCTCAGGGAGAAG GATGTGTCATTCTTGAGCCATGTGAGGAGGCAGAGACATATGTCAATGGGAAGAGAGTGACGTCTGCTATCGTTCTGCGCtcag GGAACCGCATCATCATGGGAAAGAGCCACGTCTTTCGCTTCAATGATCCGGAGCAGGCACGTCTAGAGCGGGAGAGGACACCGTGTGCTGAGACCCCCGTGGAGCCCGTGGACTGGGCCTTCGCTCAGAGGGAGTTGCTGGAGAAACAAGGCATTGACATGAAGCAGGAGATGGAGCAGAG GCTTCAGGAGCTTGAAGATCAGTACCGTAAAGAAAGGGAAGAAGCCAGTAACCTGCTGGAGCAGCAACGGCTG GACTATGAGAGCAAACTGGAAGCTCTTCAAAAACAGGTGGACTCTCGGTACTTGGAGTCACccgaggaagaagaggagcctGAAGAGGAAG TGCCGTGGACGGCTCGTGACACCGAGTTGGCTCTGTGGGCTTTCAGAAAGTGGCGTTTCTACCAGTTCACATCTCTCAGGGATCTGCTCTGGGGCAACGCCATCTTCCTCAAGGAAGCCAACGCTATCAGTGTGGAGCTGAAGaaaaag GTCCAGTTCCAGTTTGTTTTGCTGACAGACACCCTGTACTCCCCCTTGCCCCCCGACCTGCTGCCCCCTAATGTGGccaaagagagggagagacaacCATTCCCCCGCACGATTGTAGCCGTTGAAGTACAAGACCAAAAGAATGGCGCCACACATTACTGGACTCTGGGAAAGCTCAG ACAGAGGCTGGACCTGATGAGAGAAATGTACGATCGTGCTGCAGAGCTCCCCAGCAGTGCTGTGGAGGACTGTGACCACGCCCTGACCGGAGGGGACCCCTTCTACGACCGCTTTCCCTGGTTCCGTCTGGTCGGCAG GGCTTTTGTGTACCTGAGTAACCTGCTGTACCCGGTGCCCCTGGTTCATCGTGTGGCCATTGTCAGTGAGAAGGGAGAGGTGAAAGGCTTCCTCAGAGTGGCCGTGCAGGCTATTTCAG CTGATGAGGAAGCCCCCGATTATGGTTCTGGTGTGAGGCAGTCGGGCACTGCCAAGATCTCCTTTGAAGACAAGCAGTTTGAGAAG TTCCAGACTGAATCATGTCCTGCTGGTCTCCCCCACTCCAACACCTCGCAGGAGGAGCTGCGCATAGTGGAGGGAGAAGGACAGAACACTGAGATTGGAATCTCTGCTGATGAAGTTAACAACAACACCTGTTCAG CCTCCACCGAGGCTCCCCTAAGCCCCGTGAAGAGTTCAGGTCTGGGTACGGATCTTTCTCTGGACATCACCCCAGAAAAAGCTCTGTCACACTTGAAGATTGGCAGCACCTTCACCTTCAGAGTCACCGTCCTGCAGGCCTCCAGCATCTCAGCCGAGTACGCCGACATCTTCTGCCAGTTCAA TTTCATCCACCGCCACGACGAAGCTTTCTCCACTGAGCCACTGAAGAACACAGGAAGAGGGCCTCCACTTGGCTTCTACCATGTTCAAAAC ATCACTGTAGAGGTGACCAAATCCTTTGTGGAGTACATCAAGATTCAGCCCATCGTGTTTGAGGTGTTTGGTCACTATCAGAAACAGCCCTTCCGTCCCCTTTGCAAGGACCTGATCAG TCCACTGAGGCCTTCGAGGAGGCAGTTTCCCAGGGTGATGCCCTTATCCAAACCAG TGCCGGCCACAAAGCTCAGCACTTTGACGCGCTCCACTGCGGGACCTTGTCACGCAAAATACGACCTCATGGTTTTCTTTGAGATCTGTGAGCTGGAAGCTAACGGAGA cTACATCCCAGCCGTTGTTGATCACAGAGGTGGGATGCCTTGCCATGGCACGTTCCTCTTACATCAG GGTATTCAGAGGAGGGTCACCGTCACCATCGCtcatgaaacaggaaatgatatTGAGTGGAAAGAGGTGAAGGAGCTGGTAATTG GTCGCATTCGAAACACACCAGAGGCAGACGAGACCATCATAGACCCAAACATCCTCTCCCTCAACATCCTCTCTTTTGGATACTTCTGGCCAAAACGCAACGACAA AACTTTCTACCGATTTGAGGCAGCCTGGGACAGCTCCATGCACAACTCTCTGCTTCTGAACAGAGTCACTCCCTATGGAGAGAAGATCTACATCACCCTCTCTGCTTATCTAGAG ATGGAGAACTGCACTCAGCCGACAGTGATCACCAAAGATTTCTGCATGGTGTTTTATTCCCGTGATGCAAAATTGCCAGCCTCTCGCTCTATCAGAAATCTGTTCAGCACCGGCTGCCTCCGACCCTCTGAGAG CAACCGTGTCACTGGAGTCTATGAGGTCACCCTCTGCCATGTGGCAGATAACGGCAGTCCAG gcATGCAGCGTCGTCGCAGGCGTGTGCTGGACACCTCAGTCGCGTATGTCCGAGGAGAGGAGAACCTTGCTGGCTGGAGGCCTCGCAGCGACAGTCTCATCCTAGACCACCAGTGGGAGCTGGAGAAACTCAGCTTACTGCAGGag GTGGAGAAGACCAGACACTACTTGCTCTTGAGGGAGAAGCTGGAGGCGACTCTGCAGGCAGGACAGGATGCTCTCTATAAGAGCAGCGACAGCAGTGATTTTTCAAAGACTCCCGTACTCAACCAGAGTCCTGTCCCTGACAGCCCCAACCAGAGGCAGAGGGAGCTGGCTGCCAAG tGTCTGCGCCTGCTGATGCACACATTCAACAGGGAGTACAGCCAGGTGAGCAGCAGTGCCAGTGAGAGCAAG CTTTCTGAGATATCTGTGTCGCTGAGGAGGGATTCCACCTCATCTGGACTGAGCACGCTCACACCATCCTCTACCTGTCCCTCATTGATTGAGGGGCATTTTGACATTCG ACATGCTGAACCCAGTTCAGGTGCTTCCTCACCTGATCTGGACCCATACAGCCCAATAGACAGGAAGAGAGCCCTCAGAGGATGCATGTTCGTTCCTGACATCCAGGAGATTCGTGTGAG